In one window of Methanolobus mangrovi DNA:
- a CDS encoding chemotaxis protein CheW, whose translation MDMSEYKEIFKAESEEHLQQLNDSLLGLEQNPNDLEYINTMFRSAHTLKGMSATMGFNTIAELTHEMENLMDMVRKSQLAISNGLIDILFECLDTLEALVATVDSGETVNITSLQATLVRAMEGTIATGEITCSIAASTSTIENDIGSELQSAVKIASETDIELSEAEKQAIECAAQDGNRVVSLKVTLDESCVLKSARSTLVLINVTKMGEIIKCEPGEEQLEDEKFDLEFTVIFSTKATDEEIVGNITKISEIKNVVPTTISQSTQNDKIDHDKKENDEEVHQNSSSVKRSDAVKSIQSVRVNIERLDNLMNLVGELIINKIRLNQLASDLNAKDLDESLANLDRLTNEIQTEVMESRMVPIDQIFSRFPRMIRDLAKSEGKQINLIIEGKEIELDRTVLDEIGDPLVHLLRNAVDHGIESEDERRKIGKPVAGLVRLAASRQRNSVLIEVEDDGKGMDPATLRDIAVKKEIMSREEVDKLSDTDALNLIFMPGFSGAKAITDISGRGVGMDAVKTKIESLGGSVKISSVPGQGSIMKLQLPLTVAIIQSLMVTVADETYAIPLGNVIRDVGIKASEIKTIEGKEVVLLRGEVLPLLRLHDVLDCTEEQEEKKTLIVVVVEKMGNNIGLVVDSLLGQQEVIIKTLDNKILKNIRGFAGATILGDGSVALILDIATLI comes from the coding sequence ATGGATATGTCGGAATATAAAGAAATATTTAAAGCAGAATCAGAAGAACATCTGCAGCAACTTAATGATTCATTACTGGGGCTTGAACAGAACCCCAATGATCTTGAGTACATCAATACCATGTTCCGTTCAGCACATACTCTGAAAGGAATGTCAGCAACAATGGGATTCAATACCATTGCAGAGCTGACACATGAAATGGAAAATTTAATGGACATGGTAAGAAAGTCACAGCTGGCGATTAGTAATGGTCTTATAGATATTCTCTTTGAATGTCTGGATACTCTGGAAGCGCTTGTTGCAACTGTGGATAGCGGAGAAACAGTAAATATTACATCCCTACAGGCCACACTTGTAAGAGCCATGGAAGGAACAATAGCTACCGGCGAGATAACATGTTCAATAGCTGCAAGTACCAGTACAATTGAAAATGATATCGGTAGTGAATTACAGTCTGCAGTAAAGATTGCCAGTGAGACTGACATCGAACTTTCTGAAGCTGAAAAACAGGCAATCGAATGTGCTGCACAGGATGGGAACAGGGTTGTATCCTTAAAAGTTACCCTTGATGAATCATGTGTGCTTAAATCAGCTAGGTCAACGCTTGTACTTATCAATGTTACAAAGATGGGAGAAATTATAAAGTGTGAACCCGGGGAGGAACAGCTTGAAGATGAAAAATTCGATCTTGAGTTCACAGTCATATTTTCTACAAAAGCTACTGATGAAGAGATAGTTGGAAACATAACGAAAATTTCAGAAATCAAAAATGTAGTCCCCACCACAATTTCCCAGAGCACCCAGAATGATAAAATAGACCATGACAAAAAAGAGAACGATGAAGAAGTACATCAAAACAGTTCCAGTGTCAAAAGGTCAGATGCGGTCAAAAGCATACAAAGTGTCAGGGTTAATATTGAACGGCTTGATAACCTGATGAATCTGGTTGGAGAACTTATCATAAACAAGATAAGGTTAAACCAGCTTGCCTCTGACCTTAATGCAAAGGATCTGGATGAATCACTTGCAAACCTTGACCGCCTGACAAACGAGATACAGACAGAAGTCATGGAATCAAGAATGGTCCCTATCGACCAGATCTTCAGCAGGTTCCCACGAATGATAAGAGACCTTGCAAAATCAGAGGGTAAACAAATAAACCTCATCATCGAAGGAAAAGAGATCGAACTTGATAGAACTGTTCTGGATGAAATTGGGGACCCACTCGTCCATCTTCTGCGTAATGCCGTTGACCATGGAATCGAATCAGAGGACGAGCGTAGAAAAATAGGGAAGCCTGTTGCAGGTCTTGTCAGGCTGGCAGCTTCACGTCAGAGAAATAGTGTTCTGATAGAAGTGGAAGATGACGGAAAAGGAATGGACCCTGCTACTCTGAGAGATATAGCTGTTAAGAAAGAAATAATGAGCAGGGAAGAAGTTGATAAGCTTTCAGATACAGATGCCCTGAACCTTATTTTCATGCCTGGATTTAGCGGGGCTAAAGCTATTACTGACATCTCCGGAAGGGGAGTCGGTATGGATGCTGTCAAAACAAAGATTGAGTCCCTTGGCGGAAGCGTAAAGATCAGTTCAGTACCCGGCCAGGGAAGCATAATGAAACTGCAGCTACCATTAACAGTAGCCATTATTCAGTCACTTATGGTCACTGTAGCCGATGAAACATACGCCATTCCACTTGGCAATGTTATTCGTGATGTTGGGATAAAAGCCAGCGAAATAAAGACCATAGAAGGTAAAGAAGTTGTTCTTCTGAGAGGCGAAGTACTTCCGTTGTTGAGATTGCATGATGTTCTGGATTGTACGGAAGAACAGGAAGAGAAAAAGACTCTAATCGTTGTTGTTGTTGAAAAAATGGGAAACAACATCGGGTTGGTAGTTGACAGTCTTCTTGGCCAGCAGGAAGTAATAATTAAAACACTTGATAATAAAATTTTGAAAAACATAAGAGGATTCGCAGGTGCAACTATCCTAGGAGATGGAAGTGTCGCATTGATCCTGGATATTGCTACATTAATCTAA
- a CDS encoding protein-glutamate methylesterase/protein-glutamine glutaminase: MTINALVVDDSALMRKVVSDILKEDPEINVVATARNGQEAIEKVEKFRPDVVTLDVEMPVLDGLHALGYIMSECPTPVVMLTAVDSRSAESTLNAFEYGAVDFIQKPSGNISLNIADIALEIRTKVKIASKVDLKKLGFMEEHVKNARENEGKTLPTKQKKQVIPKNKHHARGKIIAIASSTGGPRALEQVIPKLPGNLKVPVVIVQHMPAGFTASLAQRLDVQSQLTVTEAKEGDVLHAGHAYLAPGNYHMEIVSKESGGVYHEVIKLNQNPREQGVRPCANILFKSLVPIYGANIVTAVLTGMGADGADGVEEIKNAGGKAIAEDEKSCVVYGMPKAVVQRGLADSIVPLEKVSNEIVRMLNSSGD, encoded by the coding sequence ATGACTATCAATGCACTTGTAGTCGATGACTCCGCACTCATGCGAAAGGTAGTCTCAGATATCCTGAAAGAAGATCCTGAAATAAACGTAGTAGCTACTGCCAGAAATGGGCAGGAAGCTATTGAGAAAGTTGAAAAATTCAGGCCGGATGTAGTAACCCTGGATGTTGAGATGCCCGTGTTGGACGGATTACACGCTTTGGGATATATCATGAGCGAATGTCCCACACCAGTTGTCATGTTGACAGCGGTCGACTCCAGGTCAGCAGAGAGTACACTAAATGCGTTTGAGTATGGAGCAGTTGACTTTATACAAAAACCATCTGGAAATATTAGTCTGAACATTGCGGATATTGCTTTAGAGATCCGTACTAAAGTAAAAATTGCATCAAAAGTGGACCTGAAAAAACTCGGGTTCATGGAAGAACACGTGAAAAATGCACGTGAAAATGAAGGAAAAACTTTGCCCACTAAACAAAAGAAGCAAGTTATCCCGAAGAACAAACACCATGCAAGAGGAAAAATTATTGCAATTGCATCATCAACAGGCGGACCGCGTGCACTTGAACAGGTTATTCCAAAATTACCAGGTAATCTCAAAGTTCCTGTGGTAATAGTCCAGCATATGCCTGCAGGCTTTACAGCATCACTTGCACAAAGACTGGATGTACAATCACAATTGACAGTTACTGAGGCAAAAGAAGGAGATGTGCTTCATGCAGGACATGCGTATCTTGCACCTGGAAACTATCATATGGAGATTGTCTCAAAAGAATCCGGCGGCGTTTACCATGAAGTGATCAAACTTAATCAGAATCCCCGGGAACAGGGAGTAAGACCCTGTGCAAACATACTTTTCAAATCGCTGGTGCCTATATATGGAGCAAACATCGTAACTGCCGTTTTGACAGGGATGGGAGCTGATGGAGCTGACGGAGTCGAAGAGATAAAGAATGCCGGAGGAAAAGCAATTGCTGAGGATGAAAAATCCTGTGTTGTCTATGGCATGCCAAAAGCAGTAGTACAGCGAGGTCTTGCAGACAGTATTGTTCCTTTGGAAAAGGTCTCGAATGAAATTGTACGAATGCTGAATTCATCTGGTGATTAA
- a CDS encoding response regulator encodes MVKVMIVDDAAFMRMVIKDILTKNGHEVVGECVDGLDAVQKYPQLKPELVFMDIVMPNMEGIDALKKIMEMDSAAKVVMCSSIGQQSVVTDALKTGALDFIVKPFDAAKVLEVIGKVI; translated from the coding sequence ATGGTAAAAGTAATGATTGTGGACGATGCTGCCTTTATGCGTATGGTCATCAAGGACATATTAACAAAAAATGGCCATGAAGTGGTTGGCGAATGTGTCGATGGGCTTGATGCTGTACAAAAATACCCACAGCTAAAACCAGAACTGGTCTTTATGGATATTGTCATGCCAAATATGGAAGGAATTGATGCTCTTAAAAAGATAATGGAAATGGACTCTGCTGCAAAAGTAGTGATGTGTTCATCCATAGGACAGCAATCTGTTGTAACTGATGCACTCAAAACCGGAGCTCTTGACTTTATAGTTAAGCCTTTTGATGCAGCAAAAGTCCTGGAAGTAATTGGAAAAGTAATCTAA
- a CDS encoding nucleoside recognition protein — MFSIFLKVLDFAVPILIMIFVGLFGTGVLIELGFMQKFSGLVRPLFKYTNLPDTCASSFMVALGSTVAANSMVVNFKEGGCINERETMLCALLNSTPAYIREIVTYQIPIVLPALGPVVGGFYVMVFILTAIVKVSAVLILSKIFLKKNRCMYEDNISSKKVSLKDAIKKSLKRNRKLFTKIAIIYLSMTTLVFILKERGAFEIFNVLPLAELFGIPPESIVPLTSYVASPILGISLLGPMISNNGISYIQAMIVLMLGSMFMLPVFSIRTLLPRYISIFGPRIGIRIVAFSTGISIFVRFCILLILLSIA, encoded by the coding sequence ATGTTTTCCATTTTCCTTAAGGTACTGGACTTTGCAGTTCCTATACTGATAATGATATTCGTAGGACTTTTCGGAACCGGCGTCCTTATAGAACTTGGATTCATGCAGAAATTTTCAGGACTTGTCAGGCCTCTTTTCAAGTACACGAACCTTCCTGATACATGTGCCTCATCTTTTATGGTAGCATTGGGCTCTACAGTAGCTGCAAACAGTATGGTAGTGAATTTTAAAGAAGGAGGATGTATCAATGAAAGGGAAACTATGCTATGTGCATTGCTTAACAGCACACCGGCATATATCAGGGAAATAGTAACCTACCAGATACCCATAGTTCTTCCGGCACTTGGTCCAGTAGTTGGAGGGTTCTATGTAATGGTATTCATATTGACTGCAATTGTAAAGGTAAGTGCTGTACTAATACTCAGTAAGATCTTCCTCAAAAAGAACAGATGCATGTATGAAGATAATATTTCATCAAAGAAGGTCTCCCTGAAAGACGCAATCAAAAAATCCCTGAAACGTAATCGTAAACTTTTCACCAAGATAGCGATAATATATCTTTCGATGACCACACTGGTGTTTATTCTCAAGGAACGAGGTGCTTTTGAAATATTTAATGTGTTACCTCTTGCCGAGCTGTTTGGAATACCGCCTGAAAGCATTGTACCCCTAACCAGCTATGTTGCAAGCCCCATTCTTGGAATTTCACTGCTTGGCCCCATGATAAGCAATAACGGGATATCATATATCCAGGCGATGATAGTGCTCATGCTGGGAAGTATGTTCATGCTCCCGGTATTCAGCATCAGGACACTATTACCACGTTATATATCCATATTTGGTCCACGCATAGGAATCAGAATTGTAGCATTTTCTACAGGAATCAGTATATTCGTCAGGTTTTGCATTCTGCTAATTCTTTTATCTATAGCATAA
- a CDS encoding methytransferase partner Trm112 produces MIELKKNLIDILACPVCKGDLILNIEKEDANEVISGTLYCSVCNEYYPIEEGIPNMLPPDLRE; encoded by the coding sequence GTGATCGAGTTGAAAAAGAACCTTATAGATATTCTTGCATGTCCTGTATGTAAAGGAGATCTTATCCTAAACATAGAAAAGGAAGATGCCAATGAGGTTATATCGGGCACCCTGTACTGTTCTGTCTGCAATGAATATTACCCTATAGAGGAGGGTATCCCAAATATGCTTCCTCCTGATCTTAGGGAATGA
- a CDS encoding DUF7524 family protein — MQQVHINRLGVNSLEFETDTVELPLSPGEERSFEIVLINYGAPTHVNLSVSDSIRENITVLEDNPYVKHEEYIPLIARIPYDGRLYSKGQIYITVGYGSKRQGFNLNLGHQSPNDKSFSVDVDESLYKPAPSKPVRSSKPSSSSMYEGEHWSAQLPSISFEMIRSALGLAAPHSLNIFKAVMILLLVSVLAAIVLSIDFGQFFGFYQSILYSILLTYFMAYLLLRLPKSKR; from the coding sequence TTGCAACAGGTTCATATTAACAGACTTGGTGTAAATTCACTGGAATTCGAAACGGATACCGTCGAGTTACCTTTGTCTCCTGGTGAGGAACGTAGTTTTGAAATTGTGTTGATCAACTATGGTGCACCTACACATGTCAATTTATCCGTAAGTGACTCTATCAGGGAAAATATTACTGTTCTGGAAGACAATCCTTATGTCAAACATGAGGAATATATCCCGTTGATAGCAAGAATACCTTATGATGGAAGGCTCTATAGTAAAGGCCAGATATATATTACTGTAGGTTACGGTTCAAAGAGGCAGGGATTTAACCTGAATCTGGGTCACCAGAGTCCAAATGACAAAAGTTTCTCTGTAGATGTTGATGAGTCATTATACAAACCAGCCCCATCAAAACCAGTAAGGTCCTCTAAACCTTCTTCTTCCAGTATGTATGAAGGAGAACATTGGAGTGCTCAGCTTCCTTCTATATCATTTGAAATGATAAGATCTGCTTTAGGTCTTGCTGCTCCTCATTCACTTAATATTTTCAAGGCAGTTATGATATTGCTATTAGTTTCTGTCCTTGCTGCTATAGTGCTGTCTATTGATTTTGGACAGTTCTTTGGCTTTTACCAATCTATATTATATTCCATTTTACTGACATATTTTATGGCTTATCTATTACTAAGACTTCCTAAATCTAAAAGATAA
- the pyrG gene encoding glutamine hydrolyzing CTP synthase: protein MKYIIVTGGVMSGLGKGITTASIGRNLKNKGHKVTAIKIDPYINIDAGTMSPFQHGEVYVLKDGGEVDLDLGNYERFLDTELTREHNLTTGKIYESVISKERRGEYLGKTVQIIPHITNEIKDRIRRVAAKSGADICLIEVGGTVGDIESMPFLEAVRQMHREEPKENLAFVHVTLVPMDPQGDQKTKPTQHSVKELRQLGLKPNIIVTRCQEPLLESTVSKISLFCDVAEEAVISAHDADDIYEVPLMMEEEGLTDILMKHLELSSFGSDDAWAKMVDRMHNLKGEVRIGIVGKYTHLEDSYLSISASIKHAAIECGVNYEVCWINAESFEEEPDTISCLSEYDGILVPGGFGERGTEGKIKAIQYARENNIPYLGLCLGMQLSVIEFARNVAGLENANSTEFDENTPYPVIDILPEQENVVDMGATMRLGDYEADLKPGSLAEKIYGQSKIVERHRHRYEVNPNYVDKIEASGMVFSGKNRNRMEIAEIPGHKFFFGSQFHPEFKSRPGNPSPPFKAFIQAMLKK, encoded by the coding sequence ATGAAATACATCATAGTGACCGGCGGAGTAATGAGTGGGCTTGGAAAAGGAATTACTACTGCTTCTATTGGGCGTAACCTGAAGAACAAGGGACACAAAGTTACGGCTATAAAGATCGATCCTTACATCAATATAGATGCAGGTACTATGAGTCCTTTCCAGCATGGTGAGGTTTATGTTCTTAAAGATGGAGGCGAGGTAGACCTTGACCTTGGGAATTATGAACGTTTCCTGGATACGGAACTTACAAGAGAGCACAACCTGACGACCGGAAAGATATACGAATCTGTGATTTCCAAGGAGCGCAGAGGCGAGTACCTGGGAAAGACCGTGCAGATAATCCCTCATATAACAAATGAGATAAAGGACAGGATTCGCAGAGTTGCTGCAAAGAGTGGCGCTGATATCTGTTTGATCGAGGTGGGCGGTACAGTTGGTGACATTGAGAGTATGCCTTTCCTGGAAGCTGTAAGGCAAATGCACAGGGAGGAGCCAAAGGAGAATCTCGCTTTTGTTCACGTGACCCTTGTACCCATGGACCCACAGGGTGACCAGAAAACCAAGCCTACACAGCATTCTGTGAAAGAATTAAGACAGCTTGGTCTTAAACCCAACATCATAGTGACCAGGTGTCAGGAACCATTGCTTGAAAGCACGGTATCCAAGATCTCCCTTTTCTGTGATGTAGCTGAAGAAGCGGTTATAAGCGCTCATGATGCAGATGATATCTATGAAGTACCTTTGATGATGGAAGAAGAAGGGCTTACTGATATCCTGATGAAACATCTGGAGCTGAGTTCCTTCGGATCGGATGATGCATGGGCTAAGATGGTAGACCGGATGCACAATCTGAAGGGTGAGGTCAGGATAGGCATTGTAGGAAAGTACACTCACCTTGAAGATTCATATTTGAGTATAAGCGCTTCCATCAAGCACGCTGCCATTGAGTGTGGTGTCAATTATGAAGTATGCTGGATAAATGCAGAATCATTTGAGGAAGAGCCTGATACAATATCATGCCTCTCAGAATATGATGGCATACTTGTCCCCGGTGGCTTTGGGGAAAGGGGTACTGAAGGTAAGATAAAGGCCATACAGTACGCCAGGGAGAATAACATTCCTTATCTTGGTCTTTGTCTTGGAATGCAGCTTTCTGTCATAGAGTTTGCCAGAAACGTGGCAGGTCTTGAGAATGCTAACAGCACAGAATTCGATGAGAATACGCCTTATCCTGTTATCGATATACTCCCTGAACAGGAAAATGTGGTTGATATGGGTGCAACAATGCGTCTTGGAGATTACGAGGCAGACCTTAAGCCAGGTTCACTTGCAGAGAAGATATACGGTCAATCCAAAATAGTGGAACGTCACAGGCACAGGTATGAGGTCAACCCGAATTATGTTGACAAGATCGAAGCCAGTGGGATGGTATTTTCCGGCAAGAACAGGAATAGGATGGAGATTGCAGAGATTCCGGGACACAAGTTCTTCTTCGGATCACAATTCCATCCGGAATTTAAATCCCGCCCTGGTAATCCGTCACCACCTTTCAAGGCTTTTATCCAGGCAATGCTTAAAAAATAA
- the truD gene encoding tRNA pseudouridine(13) synthase TruD: MIPEVEKKMGIDLYCTHADGIGGMLRQEPDDFIVNEITNREEGDSGKYLILEMTKTNWDMHHLIRDMSRKLGISQKRIGFAGTKDKRAKTTQKISIYDISETDIENFYLKDVELKVIGRSNRSLGLGDLYGNEFRITIRDIDLKPEELERTLKETTEEINAFGGVPNFFGIQRFGAIRPITHMVGEQLLRGDFEKAALIYIAQSFPDETDDVKEVRDYVWETRDFAEGLKNYPLRLRYERAMMHYLVENPGDFIGSFSVLSENISRMFIHAYQSYIFNRVICKRIERGLPLDKACPGDIICFKNKEGLPDVTKMQKTTEENVDGMNNLLKRRRAFVTAPLVGYNTEFASDVPGDIEIDMFKESDISQEAFKIKQMPVLASKGLRREILLYCEPVFETGEDELNPGKSKATLTFSLPKGSYATTVLREYMKVEPLKMS; this comes from the coding sequence ATGATACCAGAAGTCGAAAAAAAGATGGGAATTGACCTTTACTGTACACATGCCGATGGAATTGGAGGCATGCTGAGACAGGAACCAGATGATTTTATTGTCAATGAGATAACAAACAGGGAAGAAGGTGACAGCGGGAAGTACCTGATCCTCGAGATGACAAAAACAAACTGGGATATGCACCACCTCATCAGGGATATGTCACGCAAATTAGGCATCAGCCAGAAGAGAATCGGATTTGCCGGTACCAAGGATAAAAGAGCAAAGACCACCCAGAAGATCAGCATATATGATATCTCGGAAACAGATATTGAGAACTTCTACCTCAAAGATGTGGAACTCAAGGTCATAGGAAGGTCTAACAGGTCACTCGGTCTTGGAGACCTGTACGGTAATGAATTCCGCATCACCATAAGAGATATTGATCTTAAACCTGAAGAGCTGGAAAGAACCCTCAAAGAAACCACAGAAGAAATAAATGCTTTTGGCGGAGTTCCTAACTTTTTTGGAATTCAGAGGTTTGGAGCTATCAGGCCTATCACACACATGGTTGGAGAACAGCTTCTTAGAGGTGATTTTGAAAAGGCTGCACTAATATATATTGCGCAATCATTCCCGGATGAAACTGATGATGTGAAAGAGGTAAGGGACTATGTATGGGAAACAAGAGACTTTGCTGAAGGACTGAAAAACTATCCTTTACGTCTCAGATATGAGAGGGCAATGATGCATTACCTTGTGGAAAATCCAGGGGATTTCATAGGTTCCTTTAGCGTACTTTCAGAAAATATCAGCAGAATGTTCATACACGCATACCAGTCATATATCTTCAACCGTGTTATCTGCAAAAGGATAGAACGCGGGCTTCCCCTTGATAAAGCATGTCCCGGGGATATCATATGTTTCAAGAATAAGGAAGGTCTGCCAGATGTCACTAAAATGCAGAAGACCACTGAGGAAAATGTTGACGGCATGAATAATCTCCTTAAAAGAAGGAGGGCATTTGTAACAGCCCCTCTTGTAGGATACAATACTGAGTTTGCATCTGATGTACCCGGTGATATTGAAATAGATATGTTTAAAGAATCCGATATTTCACAGGAAGCTTTCAAAATAAAACAAATGCCTGTGCTTGCATCAAAAGGCCTTCGAAGGGAAATACTACTCTACTGTGAACCTGTATTTGAAACCGGAGAAGACGAACTGAATCCCGGAAAGAGTAAGGCAACACTCACATTTTCACTGCCAAAGGGAAGTTATGCAACAACAGTTCTCAGGGAATATATGAAAGTAGAACCGCTAAAAATGAGCTAA
- a CDS encoding transglutaminase family protein has translation MEKTRWVLHAILHVLLIAAILSSGCLSEPMEKVGDIFNPSSVKLFQEENYYQIDADELTTPVIPVQPISTYESKPDDLSNNLPGFEISSYYFYTEFYEGSESVISVYVKNMGNTPVYVYQFGFSLLPEKELTSQDTGITILPGEEKNIGVISIEVPENVEELELQPHMSLLAQTKSDTWHDYENQDFEDITIEVSQKKSMQEPEYVFNPESIFNQINDKIEPFDVEVRTMAAASAKKYPGQYNIYQICALFDDTKENIQYISDPRGKDLWSTPGDTLKVGAGDCDDYAILLSSLIESIGGTSRIYLTDTHAFAAVYIGNNTEEMGTAIGEYYGPVPIYYTTDEYGSWLMMDPTSSIYAGGLPGGTAPTDEGWTFLNTTTVTVIDIAPQN, from the coding sequence ATGGAAAAAACGAGATGGGTGTTGCATGCAATACTACATGTATTACTGATAGCTGCAATCCTGTCTTCCGGATGCCTTTCCGAACCAATGGAAAAAGTAGGGGATATTTTCAATCCATCGTCTGTCAAATTGTTCCAGGAAGAGAATTATTACCAGATAGATGCAGATGAACTTACGACTCCGGTTATTCCAGTCCAGCCAATCTCCACGTATGAGAGCAAGCCAGATGACCTGTCAAATAATTTACCAGGTTTTGAGATTTCAAGCTACTATTTCTATACGGAATTTTACGAAGGAAGCGAGAGCGTTATCAGTGTGTATGTGAAAAACATGGGAAATACACCTGTTTACGTATACCAGTTTGGTTTTTCATTACTACCGGAAAAAGAACTTACTTCACAAGATACAGGCATAACCATACTTCCAGGGGAAGAAAAGAATATTGGAGTCATATCAATAGAGGTTCCGGAGAATGTAGAAGAACTTGAACTCCAGCCACATATGTCATTGCTCGCACAAACGAAATCTGACACCTGGCATGACTACGAAAATCAAGACTTTGAAGATATTACAATTGAAGTTTCTCAAAAGAAGAGTATGCAGGAACCGGAATATGTCTTTAACCCCGAAAGTATATTCAATCAGATCAATGATAAAATTGAGCCATTTGATGTGGAAGTGCGGACAATGGCTGCAGCGTCTGCAAAGAAATATCCCGGACAGTATAACATTTACCAGATATGTGCATTATTCGATGATACAAAAGAGAATATACAGTACATAAGCGACCCCAGAGGAAAAGACCTGTGGTCCACACCCGGTGACACATTAAAAGTAGGAGCAGGAGATTGTGATGACTATGCTATCCTTCTTTCATCACTGATAGAGTCCATCGGAGGGACTTCCAGAATCTACCTGACCGATACACACGCTTTTGCAGCAGTATACATAGGCAACAACACAGAAGAGATGGGAACTGCAATAGGAGAGTACTACGGCCCTGTACCAATATATTATACTACAGACGAGTATGGCTCATGGCTTATGATGGACCCAACATCCAGCATATATGCAGGAGGACTCCCGGGAGGAACAGCTCCAACCGATGAAGGATGGACCTTCCTCAATACTACGACAGTCACTGTGATTGATATTGCGCCCCAGAATTAG
- the pth2 gene encoding peptidyl-tRNA hydrolase Pth2, protein MTEYKQCIVIRDDLKLSKGKLAVQVAHAAVSASEWADRTTLDKWKEGGQKKVVLRVATLKDMFQLKEVARRQGLPTALIQDAGLTEIAPGTVTVLGIGPAKADELDKVTGNLKLV, encoded by the coding sequence ATGACTGAATACAAACAATGTATTGTTATCAGGGATGACCTCAAGTTATCCAAAGGAAAACTTGCAGTACAGGTTGCACATGCTGCAGTCTCTGCTTCTGAATGGGCAGACCGTACAACTCTCGATAAATGGAAAGAAGGCGGCCAAAAGAAAGTGGTCTTGAGAGTAGCTACATTAAAAGACATGTTCCAGCTGAAAGAAGTAGCAAGGAGACAGGGACTTCCTACTGCACTTATACAGGATGCAGGACTTACCGAAATTGCACCGGGAACAGTTACAGTACTTGGCATAGGACCTGCAAAGGCTGATGAACTCGACAAGGTCACAGGAAACTTGAAGCTCGTCTGA
- the mptN gene encoding tetrahydromethanopterin:alpha-L-glutamate ligase, with the protein MKKLGIVVTDPDDWTADALVQEARKRGFETFCLNLGKLETSIGKDIEHIADGVKLSGLDAIVIRDMGPGKNDAHVFRFDVLQELEESGKIMINPPAAIQNAANKFHASCLISKAGISTPETFVSQETETAIDVIEKMKDAVVKPVFGYKGLGIKRIKNNKVIGPDGNAENTTVYDFLSESINEKGIAYIQEFIENPGRDIRAFVVDGKVIGAIYRKAPDGWWLNNLSQGGTPQRCELTKEQEKMCIDAAGAIGAVFAGVDIIESDDRCFVLEVNATPSGAGIYKSLNINVAEHIIDTIENRL; encoded by the coding sequence ATGAAAAAACTGGGAATAGTCGTCACTGACCCCGATGACTGGACTGCAGATGCACTTGTGCAGGAAGCCAGAAAAAGAGGTTTTGAAACTTTTTGCCTGAACCTTGGAAAACTGGAAACTTCCATAGGGAAAGATATTGAGCATATTGCAGATGGAGTTAAACTGTCAGGACTGGATGCAATTGTCATAAGGGACATGGGACCTGGCAAGAATGATGCCCATGTATTCCGTTTCGATGTACTTCAGGAACTGGAAGAAAGCGGGAAGATTATGATCAATCCTCCGGCTGCCATACAGAACGCGGCCAATAAGTTCCATGCAAGCTGCCTTATATCAAAAGCCGGAATTTCCACGCCTGAGACCTTTGTAAGCCAGGAAACTGAGACTGCCATCGACGTCATTGAAAAAATGAAAGATGCTGTGGTCAAGCCGGTTTTCGGGTATAAGGGATTAGGGATCAAACGCATAAAAAACAATAAAGTGATAGGACCGGACGGAAATGCAGAAAATACGACAGTTTATGATTTTCTTTCTGAATCAATAAATGAAAAAGGAATTGCTTATATACAGGAATTCATAGAAAATCCCGGACGGGACATTCGCGCATTTGTTGTTGACGGAAAGGTTATAGGGGCCATATACAGGAAAGCGCCGGATGGCTGGTGGTTAAATAACCTGAGTCAGGGTGGGACTCCGCAGAGATGCGAACTGACAAAAGAACAGGAAAAAATGTGTATTGATGCTGCTGGAGCCATTGGAGCAGTATTTGCCGGTGTGGATATTATCGAAAGTGATGATAGATGCTTTGTCCTGGAAGTAAATGCAACTCCTTCGGGAGCAGGCATCTATAAATCTCTGAATATCAATGTAGCAGAACATATAATAGATACTATCGAGAACAGGCTGTAA